In Fragaria vesca subsp. vesca linkage group LG1, FraVesHawaii_1.0, whole genome shotgun sequence, the sequence GTTCATGATGGAAATTCTGTTTAAGGCCATGGCGAAATCATTGAATTTGGAAGAGAACAGCTTTGCAGATAAGCTGTTTGGAAAACAAGCTCAGATGACAGCAAAATTCAACTTCTATCCACAGTGTTCAAGACCCGATCAGGTGCTTGGTGTGAAACCACATACAGATGGATCAGGAGTAACAGTTCTGTTGCAAGACAAAGAAGTAGAAGGTCTTCAAGTTTTTGTGGATGACAAATGGGTTAGAGTCCCCATTATTCCTGATGCTATAGTTGTTAACCTTGGTGATCAGATGCAGGTATATATACCTATTACTACTTCAATTTACTTCTTTGTTATTCAAATCCAATATGACATTTCATAACCAGTTTTTCGTTCTATATATGTATTCCTGCTGCAGATTATGAGTAATGGTATCTTCAAGAGCCCAATGCACAGGGTTGTGACAAATCCAGACAGAATGAGACTATCTCTGGCCTTGTTTAATAAACCTGATCCTGAAACTGAAATTAGTCCTGTGGAGAAATTAATAGATGAGACAAGGCCAAGGGTATATAAAACTGTCAAGAATTATGGTCGTATCAGCTATGAATGCTATCAGAGAGGGGAGATAGCACTTGAAACAGTAAAAATCTGATATAATTTCTTTTCCTTTGTAATAATTTTCCAGCTTTCATATGAAAGAAGTTAAATACATTAAGGCTGGTTTTTGTATTGACCTGTTGTTTACTGTGATGATTCATTGCTGTATAAGGATGGTAGTTTAATTTAATTACCAAGTTAATCATGTATGAAAGTGAGGTGAGGTGTGGAACCAATTATCAAAAGCTTGTCTGCGATTATAATGTTGAAGAGACTATATGGTCAGCTTAATTTTCCCACATTATGAATTCATGTTGCAGATTATTAGTAATGGACTGTTAAGAGTGCAATGCACAGGGTGTGGTGACAAATAATACAGAAAAGTCTATGTTTAACTTACCAGATTCTGAAACTGAGATTGGTCCACTGGAGAGCTTGATACATCATGAAACAAGGCCAATGTTGTATAAAAATGTCAAGAACTATGGTCGCATCAACTACAAATGCTATCAGAGAGAAGAAATAGGACTTGAAACAGTAAAGATGTAATTTTTCCTTCTCTGTATAATTATCTTTCTAGAAGCTGAATAGTGATCATTATCATAGTCTCAGAATTCTGTTAGTCTCTTTTATGTAGTGATCACTAGTCTTTAAACGGCAAAATCCAACTTCAGACGTCTCATTTTCACTCTCAATCATTGTCCACTTTTGTGTGGGAACAATTGATGCATGGCCTAAATTTAGCACGTAATTCAATAAGAACCCTGGAGATAATTTCATTGCTTTTTGGAAATCATGTTAAACATATAATGTTTCCTCTATTTAAGCTACGCAATGTCTTATTTTGTATATCAGATGCATCACCTCCCTCCCATTTAAATTGCATTATACATGGAAATATTTAGAGTGCCTCGTCTGTTCTTTCCTTAATTGTGTATCTGACAAAGTACTATATGCAGTTATGCAGTTATGCACCAGACACTTGTGAAGAGTAGTCTGAGTTGTATACGTATTCTAGAATAATTGCTGAAAACCCCCTAAACCCAACACGTTTTATGCCACCTCTTGTGTGATGAAGAACAGATCAGTAACTTTCCCAAGTTTGGCACAGTAAAGTTGTCTGAGTATCCAAGAAATGGCCATCAAAGGTGATGAACCACCTCCTGAATATATTGTCACAGAGAGCAAGTTTGGAGCTATAGAGTCCTCACCAGAATTGGGTCAAATCCCCACCATTGATATCAGTCTCTTCTCCCCATCATCAATTGGTACTAAGGAAGCAGAGATCGAACTAAACAAACTCAGATCAGCTCTCAGCTCATCAGGCTGCTTCCAGGTTCTATATGCTTTTACCTTAATTTTACTAGACTAGTTTACATCAAGTGACCAGGTGAACATTAATTTTAGATATATTACTATAGCATAAGCTATATTTATCTTTCTTACTGCATTGTCTTAATCTGTTGAACTTGGTTTTCCTCCTACTTGAGTTTTCAGGCAATAGGTCATGGGATTTCAAGTTCCTTTCTGGACAAGGTACGCGAAGTTGCAACACAATTCTTTGAACTTCCAGTGGAAGAGAAGCAAAAATATTCCAGAGAAATTTATGGTGGGCGTGAAGGGTTTGGAGAGGATCTCATTGTATCAGAGAAACAAGTTCTCGATTGGTCGTACCGCCTAATTCTTAATGTGTTCCCTGAAGATCATAGAAAGCTCGATCTCTGGCCAGAAAATCCATATGATTTTGGGTACATTAACTTTAAACATGGACTACTTAATTCATACATAGTTTTCTTTAGTGAAGTCATTGACTACTAACGAAACTTTTGTGCAGAGAGGTTGTGCATGAATATGCAACAAAGGTAAAGTGTATGATGGGTGTGCTGTTTAAGGCCATGGCAAAATCGTTGAATTTGGAGAAGAACAGCTTTTCAGATTACATGTTTGGAGAGGGAGCTCTGATGCAAGCAAGATTCAACTTCTATCCGCGGTGTTCAAGATCCGATCAGGTCCTTGGTGTCAAGCCACATACAGATAGGTCAGGAGTGACAGTTCTGTTGCAAGACAAAGAAGTTGAAGGTCTTCAGGTTTTGGTAGATGGGAAATGGGTTAGAGTCCCCATTGTGCCTCATGCAATAGTTGTTAATCTTGGTGATCAAATGCAGGTAACACAATAAAAAAGTTACTTATCTTTCCGATTTGTTTAATTGCTTTCAGATCCAATCTGAAACTTCGTACCCGAATTTTAATACTATATGAATTTTTACTGCAGATTATGAGTAATGGTATCTTCAAGAGCCCAATGCACAGGGTTGTGACAAATCCAGACAGAATGAGACTATCTGTGGCCTTGTTTAATGAACCTGATCCTGAAACTGAGATTAGTCCTGTGGAGAAATTGATAGATGAGACAAGGATAAGGTTATATAAAACTGTCAAGAATTATGGTCGTATCAACTATGAATGCTATCAGAGAGGAGAGATAGCACTTGAAACAGTAAAAATCTGATATAATTTCTTTTCCTTTGTAATAATTTTCCAGCTTTCATATGAAAGAAGTTAAATACATTAAGGCTGGTTTTTGTATTGACCTGTTGTTTACTGTGATGATTCATTGCTGTATAAGGATGGTTGTTTAATTTAATTACTAAGTTAATCATGTATGAAAGTGAGGTGAGTTGTGTAACCAATTATCAAAAGTTTGCATAAGATTATAATAAAATGCTGTTATTTCTGTAGCTCCTGCAGCCTAATATAGAAGCCAATTCAACCTGGTTGGGTTGGCTTCTGCAATAATAATTACAAGAGAAGAGACTATGGTCAGCTTAATTTTCTGGTTTTT encodes:
- the LOC101310164 gene encoding protein SRG1-like — its product is MYESEVRCGTNYQKLVCDYNVEETICCLSIQEMAIKGDEPPPEYIVTESKFGAIESSPELGQIPTIDISLFSPSSIGTKEAEIELNKLRSALSSSGCFQAIGHGISSSFLDKVREVATQFFELPVEEKQKYSREIYGGREGFGEDLIVSEKQVLDWSYRLILNVFPEDHRKLDLWPENPYDFGEVVHEYATKVKCMMGVLFKAMAKSLNLEKNSFSDYMFGEGALMQARFNFYPRCSRSDQVLGVKPHTDRSGVTVLLQDKEVEGLQVLVDGKWVRVPIVPHAIVVNLGDQMQIMSNGIFKSPMHRVVTNPDRMRLSVALFNEPDPETEISPVEKLIDETRIRLYKTVKNYGRINYECYQRGEIALETVKI